The proteins below come from a single Pseudarthrobacter sp. SSS035 genomic window:
- a CDS encoding DUF2277 domain-containing protein, with product MCRNIRTLHNFEPHATSEEVHAAALQYVRKVSGSTKPSKANEDAFEAAVHEIAHITQHLLDSLVTHAPAKHRDEEAAKARARAAVRFGTA from the coding sequence ATGTGCCGGAACATCCGAACCCTCCACAATTTCGAACCCCATGCCACCTCTGAGGAAGTGCATGCCGCCGCGCTGCAGTATGTGCGCAAGGTCAGCGGCAGCACCAAGCCGTCCAAGGCCAACGAGGACGCCTTCGAAGCGGCGGTGCACGAGATCGCCCACATCACCCAACACCTGCTGGATTCGCTGGTCACCCACGCTCCCGCCAAACACCGGGACGAAGAGGCCGCCAAAGCCAGGGCCCGCGCGGCCGTGCGCTTCGGCACCGCCTGA
- a CDS encoding MATE family efflux transporter, whose product MPNQSAPAAVQRPASHAREILRLAVPAFGALIAEPLFLLADSAIVGHLGVAQLAGVGLASAVLHTAVGLMVFLAYSTTPAVARAMGHGQLGKALAAGRDGVWLALLLGVVLAVAGFWAAEPLVAAMGAEGEVRSFAVDYLRWSMPGLVAMLLIFAGTGVLRGLQDTRTPLLVATAGFALNIALNLWLVYGLDWSVAGSAAGTSVAQWAMAAVYLVMVQRNAARHGISLWPDWSGIRAMTRVGSWLMLRTLSLRIAILATVFVVTGQGAVNLAAHQLAMTIFSFLAFALDALAIAAQALIGKELGASNAVRARHLTRTMIRWGIGFGVVTGALLAVAAPWAGALFTSDAGVQSVLTYALWILAAGQPLAGYVFVLDGVLIGAGDAKYLAVAGVVNLAVYVPMLVAVAASGMSAAAGLVWLWAAFALGYMAARALTLGLRARSDRWMVLGSP is encoded by the coding sequence GTGCCCAACCAGTCCGCCCCCGCTGCCGTCCAGCGTCCTGCCAGCCATGCGCGGGAAATCCTGCGGCTCGCCGTGCCGGCGTTCGGCGCACTGATCGCCGAACCGCTGTTCCTGCTCGCGGATTCGGCCATTGTGGGCCATCTCGGCGTGGCCCAGCTGGCCGGGGTGGGGCTCGCCTCCGCTGTGCTGCACACCGCTGTCGGCCTGATGGTTTTCCTCGCCTACTCCACCACCCCGGCGGTGGCCCGCGCGATGGGACACGGCCAGCTGGGCAAGGCACTCGCCGCAGGGCGCGACGGCGTCTGGCTGGCACTTCTGCTCGGCGTGGTCCTGGCCGTGGCCGGCTTCTGGGCCGCTGAACCGCTGGTGGCCGCTATGGGGGCGGAAGGTGAAGTCCGTTCGTTCGCTGTGGACTATCTCCGCTGGTCCATGCCCGGCCTGGTGGCCATGCTGCTCATCTTCGCGGGCACCGGCGTCCTGCGCGGATTGCAGGACACCAGGACGCCGCTGCTCGTGGCCACGGCAGGCTTTGCCTTGAATATTGCCCTCAACCTGTGGCTGGTCTACGGGCTGGACTGGTCCGTTGCGGGCTCGGCGGCGGGCACCAGTGTGGCGCAATGGGCCATGGCGGCCGTCTATCTGGTGATGGTCCAGCGCAATGCCGCCCGGCACGGCATCAGCCTGTGGCCCGACTGGAGCGGCATCCGCGCAATGACCCGGGTCGGTTCGTGGCTTATGCTCCGCACGCTGAGCCTGCGCATCGCCATCCTGGCCACGGTATTTGTGGTCACGGGGCAAGGTGCCGTCAACCTGGCGGCACACCAGCTGGCCATGACCATCTTCTCGTTCCTCGCCTTTGCCCTCGATGCCCTTGCCATCGCCGCCCAGGCCCTGATCGGCAAGGAACTGGGCGCCTCCAACGCCGTCAGGGCGCGGCACCTGACCCGGACCATGATCCGCTGGGGCATCGGATTCGGCGTGGTCACGGGAGCCCTGCTGGCCGTCGCGGCGCCCTGGGCAGGGGCTCTGTTCACTTCCGACGCCGGCGTCCAGTCCGTGCTGACCTACGCCCTGTGGATCCTCGCCGCCGGTCAGCCTCTTGCCGGTTATGTTTTTGTCCTGGACGGCGTGCTGATCGGCGCCGGAGACGCCAAGTACCTGGCGGTGGCGGGCGTGGTCAACCTCGCTGTCTACGTCCCCATGCTCGTGGCCGTTGCTGCCTCCGGCATGTCCGCCGCTGCAGGCCTCGTGTGGTTGTGGGCCGCGTTTGCGCTGGGGTATATGGCCGCCCGGGCGCTGACGCTGGGCCTGCGCGCCCGGTCGGACCGCTGGATGGTGCTGGGTTCGCCATAG
- a CDS encoding acyl-CoA thioesterase, producing the protein MTETAANSVTLRFLAAPTDVGHSGSVDAGTVLEWVDKAAYAAAVGWAKSYCVTAYVGNIHFADPVNSGDMVEVEATIVYTGRSSMHIRTVVSSSDPKGGPATMRSQCMVIFVAVGDNGKPIPVKQFEPVTAAEIEQRDHALARIKVRERIVEAMNAQVYTDAGTAERVTLRFMAAPTDVNWGGKVHGGIVMKWIDEAAYVCASRYCGMDTVAVFSGGVRFYRPLLIGHVVEVEARLVYTGTKGMHIAVHVRSGDPRGKELNLTTYCLTVMVARDADGNSVPVPGWVPVSAEDTRLHAHARELLEIRGTAPGNPLPNHLLGQG; encoded by the coding sequence ATGACTGAGACCGCGGCCAATTCCGTAACCCTCCGCTTCCTGGCTGCCCCCACGGATGTGGGCCACAGCGGCTCGGTGGATGCGGGGACCGTCCTCGAATGGGTGGACAAGGCTGCGTACGCTGCTGCCGTGGGCTGGGCGAAGTCCTACTGCGTCACCGCCTACGTGGGCAACATCCACTTCGCGGACCCCGTGAACAGCGGCGACATGGTGGAGGTGGAGGCCACCATCGTCTACACGGGACGCTCCTCCATGCACATCCGGACCGTCGTCTCGTCAAGCGACCCCAAGGGCGGGCCTGCCACGATGCGCAGCCAGTGCATGGTGATCTTTGTGGCGGTCGGCGACAACGGCAAGCCGATCCCCGTCAAACAGTTCGAACCGGTCACGGCCGCGGAGATCGAACAGCGGGACCATGCCCTGGCGCGGATCAAGGTCCGTGAACGGATCGTCGAAGCCATGAACGCCCAGGTATATACGGACGCCGGGACCGCCGAACGCGTCACGCTGCGGTTCATGGCCGCCCCCACGGACGTGAACTGGGGCGGGAAAGTGCACGGCGGCATCGTGATGAAGTGGATCGACGAAGCCGCCTACGTCTGCGCGTCCCGCTACTGCGGCATGGACACCGTGGCGGTATTCTCCGGTGGCGTGCGCTTCTACCGGCCCCTGCTGATCGGCCATGTGGTGGAGGTCGAGGCCAGGCTGGTCTACACCGGGACCAAAGGCATGCACATCGCCGTACATGTGCGCTCCGGAGATCCGAGGGGCAAGGAACTGAACCTCACCACGTATTGCCTCACAGTGATGGTGGCACGAGACGCCGACGGCAACTCGGTGCCCGTCCCCGGCTGGGTGCCGGTATCGGCGGAAGATACGCGGCTGCATGCACACGCCCGCGAACTGCTCGAAATCCGTGGGACCGCCCCGGGGAACCCCCTGCCCAACCACCTGCTGGGGCAGGGCTAA
- a CDS encoding DMT family transporter, with product MTAAPNPAAAGGFLGSGLGIALFSSAVFGLSGSFAKALLETGWSPGAAVTARLTGAALILAVPAVLALRGRWYQLRDNWVTIGLFGLIGVAACQLFYFNAVARLSVGVALLLEYLAPVLIVLWLWGTSKKRPRALTFGGTMLSLGGLVLVLDLTGTVKIDIIGVLWGVAAAVCLAIYFFITAKENDSLPPIVLASAGLLVGAAVMWLAAATGLLPMAFSTADTRLGPWITPWWVSLGGLVILATVLAYVSGIVAARALGSKVASFVSLTEVLFAVTWAWLLLGELPGAIQLLGGALIVGGVVLVRLDELRFGTAAATVGAPAPLDHANDVEPVP from the coding sequence GTGACTGCCGCCCCTAACCCCGCAGCCGCGGGCGGATTCCTTGGCTCCGGCCTTGGAATCGCGTTGTTCTCTTCTGCCGTCTTCGGGCTCTCCGGCTCCTTCGCCAAAGCGCTCCTGGAAACCGGATGGTCCCCGGGCGCTGCCGTAACGGCCCGCCTGACCGGTGCCGCGCTGATTCTCGCTGTTCCTGCCGTTCTGGCTTTGCGCGGACGGTGGTACCAGCTGCGCGACAACTGGGTCACCATCGGTCTATTCGGCCTGATCGGCGTGGCCGCGTGCCAGCTGTTCTACTTCAACGCGGTAGCCCGCCTTTCCGTGGGCGTAGCGCTGTTGCTTGAATACCTGGCTCCCGTCCTCATCGTGCTTTGGCTTTGGGGAACCAGCAAGAAGCGGCCACGTGCGTTGACGTTCGGCGGAACCATGCTGTCGCTCGGCGGCCTGGTCCTCGTGCTGGACCTCACCGGAACGGTCAAGATCGACATCATCGGGGTCCTGTGGGGGGTGGCCGCTGCCGTATGCCTTGCCATCTACTTCTTCATCACGGCCAAGGAGAATGATTCCCTGCCGCCCATCGTCCTGGCGTCCGCCGGGCTGCTGGTGGGGGCGGCCGTTATGTGGCTTGCGGCGGCCACGGGACTGCTTCCCATGGCCTTCAGCACCGCGGATACCAGGCTCGGGCCCTGGATCACACCCTGGTGGGTTTCCCTCGGTGGCCTGGTCATCCTGGCAACAGTCCTGGCGTACGTTTCCGGCATTGTCGCTGCCCGCGCCCTTGGCTCCAAGGTTGCATCCTTCGTCTCGCTGACCGAGGTGCTGTTCGCCGTGACCTGGGCCTGGCTGCTTCTGGGTGAGCTGCCCGGTGCCATCCAACTCCTGGGCGGCGCTCTCATTGTCGGCGGGGTGGTTCTGGTCCGGCTGGACGAGCTGCGCTTCGGCACGGCCGCTGCAACTGTCGGTGCGCCAGCCCCGTTGGACCACGCGAACGACGTCGAACCTGTGCCCTGA
- a CDS encoding heavy-metal-associated domain-containing protein: MSTTSTTVNVSGMTCGHCVSSVSEELESLAGVETVDVELNAGGISTVTITSSQELSPSEIGEAVAEAGYLVVANDA; this comes from the coding sequence ATGAGCACCACCTCCACCACCGTCAACGTGTCCGGCATGACCTGCGGCCATTGCGTTTCGTCCGTCAGCGAGGAACTTGAATCGCTCGCCGGGGTTGAAACGGTCGACGTCGAACTCAACGCCGGCGGCATTTCCACCGTCACCATCACCTCAAGCCAGGAACTGTCGCCGTCCGAGATCGGCGAGGCAGTAGCCGAAGCCGGCTATCTGGTTGTTGCCAACGACGCGTAA
- a CDS encoding cation-translocating P-type ATPase gives MSTDHLQHQPQSRVVELDIEGMTCASCVNRVEKKLGKLDGVEASVNLPLESAHVTVPAGITDQQIVDTVNATGYKATVRPTRYPSQSTGDDHNQSQRGGPEAGHSADSGDLRQHASKRGTSEHAEQVAGGGAQGDHATHEGGAQHDHIQHGGTSAQLRPRLIVAAILTVPVLAISMVPALQFPNWGWVAGALALPVVSWAAWPFHRAAAINARHLASTMDTLVSIGVAAAYLFSVWQLAVDPAMTEHPAMAGMESAGLYFEVAAVVTTFLLLGRFLEANAKQKAGDALKALLNLGAKDATILHHGSEHKVPADQLRVGDVVVVRPGEKIATDGEVIDGVSAVDASLLTGESVPVEVEPGSKVTGATINTSGRLLVRATRVGAETTLAQMARLVSQAQTGKAPIARLADRISAVFVPIVLAIAVVTFGLWLAFSGPVIEPAELRAAFTAAVTVLVIACPCALGLATPVGLLTGTGRGAQLGILIKGPQVLEDTRTVDTILLDKTGTVTTGKLAVGNTLAFEGFPGTDVLRFAGAVEAASEHPIAHAIAAAAVEAQTGNDDGGRLPAVEHFRSAPGGGVVGTVEGRVILAGRTGWLTENGVRPSGTQLEALAAAEATGATAIWVTVDGTPAGIISLRDTIKPGSAEAVAKLKRLGLRPILLTGDNAAVAAQVAAAVGISPDDVYAGVLPAGKVDAVRRLQAGGAIVAMAGDGVNDAAALAQADLGIAMGSGTDVAIEAADLTVMGNDLGQVAQAIELSRRTLATIKTNLFWAFFYNAVGIPVAALGLLNPMIAGAAMAASSVLVVANSLRLRSFGK, from the coding sequence ATGAGTACAGACCATCTCCAGCACCAGCCCCAAAGCCGGGTGGTTGAACTGGACATTGAGGGCATGACCTGCGCCTCCTGCGTGAACCGCGTGGAAAAGAAGCTGGGCAAGCTCGACGGCGTCGAAGCCTCCGTCAACCTGCCGCTGGAATCCGCCCACGTCACGGTCCCGGCCGGCATCACGGACCAGCAAATAGTAGACACAGTCAACGCCACCGGCTACAAAGCAACGGTCCGCCCCACGCGCTACCCGAGCCAAAGCACCGGCGACGATCACAACCAGAGTCAGCGCGGCGGTCCGGAAGCCGGGCACAGCGCCGACTCCGGAGACTTGCGGCAGCATGCGTCTAAGCGAGGAACGAGCGAGCATGCCGAGCAAGTCGCCGGTGGCGGCGCGCAAGGTGACCACGCGACCCACGAAGGCGGCGCGCAACATGACCACATACAACACGGCGGAACCTCGGCCCAGCTACGCCCGCGCCTGATCGTGGCCGCGATATTGACCGTCCCGGTCCTCGCGATTTCGATGGTCCCGGCCCTGCAGTTTCCCAACTGGGGCTGGGTGGCAGGGGCTTTGGCACTTCCGGTGGTGAGCTGGGCGGCCTGGCCCTTCCACCGCGCGGCGGCCATCAATGCGCGCCATCTGGCGTCCACCATGGACACCCTGGTGTCGATCGGCGTCGCAGCCGCCTACCTGTTCAGCGTGTGGCAGCTCGCTGTGGACCCCGCCATGACTGAACATCCGGCCATGGCCGGGATGGAGTCCGCGGGCCTCTACTTCGAAGTGGCCGCCGTGGTCACCACTTTCCTGCTCCTGGGCCGGTTCCTCGAGGCCAACGCCAAGCAGAAAGCCGGCGACGCCCTCAAAGCATTGCTGAACCTCGGCGCCAAGGACGCCACCATTCTGCACCACGGATCCGAACATAAAGTCCCCGCTGATCAGCTCCGCGTGGGAGACGTCGTGGTGGTCCGCCCCGGCGAAAAAATCGCCACGGACGGTGAGGTGATCGACGGCGTTTCAGCCGTGGACGCGTCCCTGCTGACCGGCGAATCCGTTCCGGTGGAGGTGGAGCCCGGGAGCAAAGTCACCGGCGCCACCATCAACACTTCCGGCCGGCTGCTGGTCCGGGCCACCCGCGTGGGCGCCGAAACCACGCTGGCCCAGATGGCCCGGCTGGTCTCGCAGGCGCAGACCGGCAAAGCCCCCATCGCCCGCCTCGCCGACCGGATCAGCGCGGTGTTTGTCCCGATTGTGCTGGCCATCGCTGTCGTCACGTTTGGGCTGTGGCTCGCGTTCAGCGGCCCGGTGATTGAACCTGCCGAACTCAGGGCCGCCTTTACCGCCGCGGTCACCGTCCTGGTCATCGCGTGCCCGTGCGCCCTGGGCCTCGCCACTCCGGTGGGACTGCTCACCGGAACCGGCCGGGGCGCCCAGCTGGGCATCCTGATCAAGGGCCCGCAGGTCCTCGAAGACACCCGCACAGTGGACACCATCCTGCTCGACAAGACCGGCACCGTCACCACCGGAAAGCTTGCCGTGGGCAATACTCTCGCATTTGAGGGTTTCCCAGGCACCGACGTGCTGCGGTTCGCCGGCGCCGTGGAGGCGGCATCGGAGCACCCGATCGCCCACGCCATCGCGGCCGCGGCGGTTGAGGCGCAAACCGGGAACGACGACGGCGGGCGGCTTCCCGCCGTCGAACACTTCCGTTCGGCACCCGGCGGCGGAGTGGTGGGAACCGTTGAAGGACGCGTGATCCTGGCGGGCCGGACCGGCTGGCTCACGGAGAACGGCGTCCGCCCTTCCGGCACGCAGCTGGAGGCGCTGGCCGCCGCGGAAGCCACCGGGGCCACGGCCATCTGGGTGACGGTGGACGGCACCCCTGCCGGCATCATCAGCCTCCGTGACACCATCAAGCCGGGATCCGCGGAAGCTGTGGCAAAGCTGAAGAGGCTCGGGCTGCGCCCCATCCTGCTGACAGGGGACAACGCCGCGGTGGCCGCGCAGGTCGCTGCCGCCGTCGGCATTTCCCCTGACGATGTTTATGCAGGTGTCCTGCCTGCCGGCAAGGTGGACGCCGTCCGTCGGCTCCAGGCGGGAGGGGCCATTGTGGCCATGGCCGGCGACGGCGTGAATGACGCCGCCGCGCTGGCGCAGGCTGACCTGGGCATCGCCATGGGATCCGGTACGGATGTGGCCATCGAGGCGGCGGACCTCACCGTCATGGGAAACGATCTGGGACAGGTGGCACAGGCCATCGAATTGTCCCGGCGGACGCTGGCCACCATCAAGACCAACCTGTTCTGGGCATTCTTCTATAACGCCGTCGGCATTCCCGTGGCCGCCCTGGGCCTCTTGAACCCGATGATTGCCGGTGCCGCGATGGCGGCGAGTTCCGTCCTGGTGGTGGCAAACTCGCTCCGGCTGCGCAGCTTCGGCAAGTAG
- the aztD gene encoding zinc metallochaperone AztD — MRIYPQALPAVLAVSALLLTACGAAPGAGSGPSQAAGPDSAGTSASATAGQAKEGQAPTPRLVLTHDAGITVLDAKTLKPVEEVPLEGFNRLSPAGDGRHVLVATGDSFRVFDAGVWTEAHGDHGHSYAAAPRLTDRAFGASKAGHVVNHAGKTVLFNDGSGKVEVFDPAALTDALKAGLPETSTYTAPEAHHGVAIALEDGKLLVTLGNEEGRTGLALLSAPGNGGGQGRGELLRNEECPGVHGEAVAGHETVVVGCEDGMLVYRNGAFTKVASPDPYGRMGNQAGSHESPVILGDYKVDRDADLERPTRISLVNTDTGTLQLVDLGASYSFRSLGRGPGGEALVLGTDGALHVIDPTTGEETAAIPVVGAWTEPDAWQDPRPTLFVQGSTAFITEPAASRIHAVDLKFGKIIKSADLDHVPNELTGVTG, encoded by the coding sequence ATGCGCATTTATCCGCAGGCTCTCCCGGCAGTTCTCGCGGTTTCGGCACTGCTCCTCACTGCGTGCGGGGCTGCTCCGGGCGCGGGCTCCGGACCGTCGCAGGCCGCAGGCCCTGACTCGGCCGGCACCTCCGCTTCTGCCACAGCAGGGCAGGCGAAGGAAGGCCAGGCACCCACCCCTCGGCTGGTCCTGACCCACGACGCTGGCATCACGGTTCTTGACGCGAAGACGCTGAAGCCCGTGGAGGAAGTGCCGCTGGAAGGCTTCAACCGCCTCAGCCCGGCGGGCGACGGCCGCCACGTCCTGGTGGCCACCGGAGATTCCTTCCGCGTCTTCGATGCCGGTGTGTGGACCGAGGCGCACGGCGACCATGGGCACTCCTATGCCGCCGCGCCTCGGCTGACGGACCGGGCCTTCGGCGCCAGCAAGGCCGGCCACGTGGTCAACCACGCCGGGAAGACAGTGCTGTTCAATGACGGTTCAGGGAAGGTGGAGGTCTTTGACCCGGCCGCGCTGACTGATGCACTCAAGGCCGGCCTGCCCGAGACCAGCACCTACACCGCACCCGAAGCCCACCACGGCGTCGCCATCGCGTTGGAGGATGGGAAGCTGCTGGTCACCCTCGGGAACGAGGAGGGCCGCACTGGCCTGGCGCTGCTGAGTGCGCCGGGAAATGGCGGCGGGCAGGGACGCGGTGAACTGCTCCGCAACGAGGAGTGCCCCGGCGTGCATGGTGAGGCAGTGGCGGGCCATGAAACCGTGGTGGTGGGCTGTGAGGACGGCATGCTGGTCTACCGCAACGGCGCCTTCACCAAGGTTGCAAGCCCTGACCCGTACGGCCGCATGGGCAACCAGGCCGGAAGCCACGAATCTCCGGTGATCCTCGGCGATTACAAGGTGGACAGGGACGCCGACCTGGAGCGGCCTACCCGGATCTCGCTGGTCAACACCGACACCGGGACCTTGCAGCTGGTGGACCTGGGCGCCAGCTATTCCTTCCGTTCCCTGGGCCGCGGTCCGGGCGGGGAGGCTCTGGTGCTGGGCACGGACGGGGCGCTTCACGTGATTGATCCGACGACGGGCGAGGAGACCGCTGCCATTCCCGTGGTTGGCGCCTGGACGGAGCCGGATGCCTGGCAGGATCCCCGCCCGACCCTGTTTGTCCAGGGCTCAACCGCCTTCATCACCGAGCCCGCGGCTTCCAGGATCCACGCCGTGGATCTCAAATTCGGGAAAATCATCAAAAGCGCGGACCTGGACCACGTGCCCAACGAACTGACTGGGGTGACCGGCTGA
- a CDS encoding CGNR zinc finger domain-containing protein, whose amino-acid sequence MVFAPDTEIALRAVVNLINTAANGRESLATVADLDHFLQSEGFSGARAGDAAELSSVHELRGRLAALWTADEDSAVAGVNRLLREANALPQLMKHDEWDWHLHATARDAPLAERMGTEAAMALADVIRSKEMDRMLVCEAEDCDAVVLDLSRNRSKRYCDTGNCANRAHVAAYRARQATVR is encoded by the coding sequence ATGGTCTTTGCCCCTGACACCGAAATAGCCCTGCGCGCCGTCGTCAATCTGATCAACACCGCCGCCAACGGACGCGAATCGCTTGCCACAGTGGCGGACCTGGATCATTTCCTTCAGTCCGAGGGGTTCAGTGGAGCCCGCGCGGGCGATGCGGCGGAGCTGTCGAGTGTCCACGAACTGCGCGGGCGGCTCGCCGCCCTCTGGACTGCAGACGAAGACTCTGCTGTGGCGGGCGTCAACCGCCTGTTGCGCGAGGCCAACGCGCTCCCCCAGCTGATGAAGCACGATGAGTGGGACTGGCATCTGCACGCCACTGCCAGGGACGCGCCGCTGGCAGAGCGCATGGGCACCGAAGCCGCCATGGCCCTGGCGGACGTGATCCGGAGCAAGGAGATGGACCGCATGCTCGTGTGCGAGGCCGAGGACTGCGACGCCGTGGTCCTGGACCTCAGCCGCAACCGGTCAAAACGGTATTGCGATACCGGGAACTGCGCCAACCGCGCGCACGTGGCAGCGTACCGCGCGCGGCAGGCTACCGTTCGCTAG
- a CDS encoding WXG100 family type VII secretion target: MAMWGADVEQLRTLGSKLQAGAGEIEQQRSNLTRVLDSTNWKGPDADHFRGEWSGTHTAALNQVIQALKDAGQKATKNASEQDQASR; the protein is encoded by the coding sequence ATGGCTATGTGGGGCGCAGATGTAGAACAGCTCAGGACTCTTGGCAGCAAGCTGCAGGCCGGTGCCGGCGAGATCGAGCAGCAGAGGTCCAACCTGACCCGCGTGCTGGACAGCACCAACTGGAAGGGCCCGGACGCCGACCACTTCCGCGGCGAATGGTCCGGCACGCACACGGCGGCGCTGAACCAGGTCATCCAGGCGCTGAAGGACGCGGGCCAGAAGGCCACCAAGAACGCCAGCGAGCAGGACCAGGCTTCACGCTAA
- a CDS encoding DoxX family protein, which translates to MNQSRLTTAAITVLRVALGFLFAAHGWQKFNEWTIAGTQAAFTQMGVPAANVSAPFVAGLELAGGIALILGVLTRVVAALLAVNMIGAFFLVHAPAGVFADKGGYELVLLLGAAALALALTGAGRVSVDRAVFGRMNNKLAVLA; encoded by the coding sequence ATGAATCAGTCACGCCTCACCACCGCTGCCATCACCGTCCTGCGCGTCGCCCTCGGCTTCCTCTTCGCCGCCCACGGCTGGCAGAAGTTCAACGAATGGACCATCGCCGGCACCCAGGCCGCGTTCACCCAGATGGGCGTTCCGGCAGCCAACGTGTCAGCGCCCTTCGTCGCAGGCCTCGAACTGGCTGGCGGCATTGCCCTCATCCTGGGCGTCCTCACCCGCGTGGTGGCCGCACTGCTGGCCGTCAACATGATCGGCGCCTTCTTCCTGGTGCATGCCCCGGCAGGAGTTTTCGCTGACAAGGGCGGGTACGAACTGGTGCTGCTCCTGGGCGCTGCCGCCCTCGCACTTGCGCTCACCGGAGCCGGCCGCGTGTCCGTGGACCGCGCCGTGTTCGGCCGCATGAACAACAAGCTGGCAGTCCTCGCCTAA